A window of the Ostrea edulis chromosome 1, xbOstEdul1.1, whole genome shotgun sequence genome harbors these coding sequences:
- the LOC125646482 gene encoding uncharacterized protein LOC125646482, giving the protein MESGGSPEERTCRSCKKTARFLCQSCDYHLCRTCKNRHLKYRRADEHSVVQLKGLQNVMMEERCSVHRGKFLELFCKKCSTPVCSVCVTEKHNGHIFGDFAAVYSMALEFIKGKICKIREELLPKYQASLKELQKKERVIQNQISKLTETVDECEKHVNAPPAELVSFYETSKSDNEGVSLPEIQTEYPHADDEMTFQKSYKAAHLDQYIRVCAAANCGRTSSRHPTPSPGFLDDNLSVNNEISVPIVKSTHHITCTPDGHVWVSDNVGNLVLMDIRGNCLMKLVTSSGDEGYHSVTSNGELIYADKASRSVRKITTSKEVKTILKTGMWRPTCVFSSPKNMDIFVGMVSDQNAKIGRFDRRGNCLLDIHTDSRGEPMLKYPLYLTENKNADICVSDVNKHAVVVMDKFGRHRFNYKGGGGGGGFWPHGISTDEQGHILICNSYYSNPSVHMIDENGVFLFIILAQKHGLQKPRGLCVDNQQRLWVGQWHDNKVCVFKISI; this is encoded by the coding sequence ATGGAATCAGGCGGGTCGCCAGAAGAAAGGACATGCAGATCTTGTAAGAAAACCGCGCGATTTCTCTGCCAGAGTTGTGATTACCATCTGTGTAGAACATGTAAAAATAGGCACCTTAAATACAGGAGGGCAGACGAACACTCAGTTGTTCAACTTAAAGGTTTGCAAAATGTCATGATGGAGGAACGCTGCTCTGTACACAGAGGGAAGTTTTTGGAATTGTTTTGTAAGAAATGTAGCACACCGGTGTGTTCCGTTTGTGTGACAGAAAAGCATAATGGACATATCTTTGGAGATTTTGCTGCTGTTTATTCAATGGCTTTAGAATTCATTAAgggtaaaatttgtaaaataagagaaGAACTGCTACCAAAATACCAAGCTTCTCTAAAGGAACTGCAAAAGAAAGAACGAGTAATCCAAAACCAGATATCAAAATTGACAGAAACAGTGGACGAGTGTGAGAAACACGTCAATGCACCTCCTGCGGAATTGGTTTCATTTTATGAAACTTCCAAATCGGACAATGAGGGAGTGTCTCTACCAGAAATTCAAACTGAATATCCCCATGCGGATGACGAAATGACTTTCCAAAAATCTTACAAAGCAGCACATCTTGATCAATACATACGCGTCTGTGCAGCGGCCAACTGCGGACGAACGAGCTCTCGTCATCCAACCCCTTCTCCCGGGTTTTTGGATGATAACCTGTCTGTTAACAATGAGATTTCAGTGCCAATTGTGAAGAGTACTCATCATATAACATGCACACCGGATGGTCATGTTTGGGTGAGTGACAACGTGGGAAATTTGGTCTTGATGGACATTCGAGGCAACTGTCTAATGAAGCTGGTGACTAGTAGTGGGGACGAAGGTTATCACTCGGTCACCTCTAACGGGGAATTGATCTACGCAGACAAAGCAAGCAGAAGCGTGAGGAAAATCACAACCAGCAAGGAAGTCAAAACAATCTTGAAAACGGGTATGTGGAGACCGACGTGTGTTTTCTCATCCCCAAAGAACATGGACATTTTTGTAGGAATGGTTTCTGACCAGAATGCCAAAATAGGACGATTTGACAGAAGGGGAAACTGTCTTTTGGACATCCATACAGACAGTAGAGGCGAGCCAATGCTGAAATATCCTCTCTACTTAACCGAAAACAAAAACGCGGATATTTGCGTCTCTGACGTCAACAAGCACGCTGTGGTTGTCATGGACAAGTTTGGACGACATCGTTTTAACTACAAGGGTGGTGGTGGCGGCGGAGGTTTCTGGCCTCATGGAATCAGCACAGACGAGCAAGGGCACATTCTGATCTGCAACTCCTACTACTCAAATCCGTCTGTTCACATGATAGACGAAAATGGTGTATTCTTGTTCATCATCTTAGCACAGAAGCATGGCCTTCAAAAACCCCGTGGTTTGTGTGTGGACAACCAACAGCGACTGTGGGTAGGGCAGTGGCACGACAACAAGGTCTGCGTTTTCAAGATCTCAATATAA